The nucleotide window ACGACCAGGTGACCTGTTAACCGCGCTGCGGCAAATGAATTGTACATTCCTCTCGATTGGATATACCAATGTGGACAAATCCTTAATGAACGAGATGCGAAGTGCAGGCATTCGTGTGATGGCTTGGACGGTGGATGACAAGACGATTATGAAGAGACTGGCGGCAGTAGATCCAGAGCTCATGTTATGTACAAACCGGCCTGACGTATGGGAACATGCATTTCAGGAGACGAGCAGCCGATTCTTCAGACCTTAATTTACTCCATATACACTAATGAACCTAATAAAGGTGGTTATATACCCATGTTGACTAATATTCGCAATGTATACTGTGTAGGACGCAATTATAAACTTCACGCGGAAGAATTGGGTAACGCGGTTCCGGATGAGCCGATGATCTTTATGAAACCTTCTCATGCAGTCGTATCCTTGAATGGTGAAACCCTTGAATTGCCTGCTACCCAAGGTGAAGTTCACTATGAAGCTGAACTGGTCGTGCGAATCGGCCGTAGTTATGAGCCAGGTGTAGCGGTAGATGAGCTGGTGGATGAGTATGCATTTGGTATTGATTTTACATTACGTGATGTACAGACCGTGATTAAGAAAAAGGGTCACCCTTGGACAGCGGCCAAAGGGTTCAAAAATTCTGCGCCGGTTACTGCATTTCAGACATTCCCAGGTGCGGCAACATTGCTGGAGAAAGACTTTACATTGACCAAAAATGGTGAGGAAGTTCAGCGTGGTAACATTGGTAACATGATCTTCAGTTTACAGGATATTGTGGATTATGTAGGTCACCATTACGGCCTGGGGCCGGGCGATGTCATTTTTACAGGAACACCCCAAGGTGTTGGACCAACACAAGCAGGCGATGTGCTCGAACTGGCATGGGACGGCGAATCCTGGGGTGCCTGTACGATTGGGGCAGCGCAATAAGGATTACACATCATACCTGCTTGAGGTGAATAGGGTACAAGAAAGGGGCGTGCATACGCTCCTTTTTGCTGTGCTATTAGGGAAATTTTCAAATCTCTATCGAAAGGATACGCTACTAATTTACGCTAAGGTATAAGATGTATTCGCACTCTGTGTGACCAACTCTTCCAGTTCGGCTTGTTGTGCAGCATGTTGCTCTGAACTGATACTTCCATTTGAAAGTCGCCCATCCAACTGCTCCCTGAGCTGCCTTACTTGTATAGCTATGACCTCATTCAAGTTCCCGTAGTTTTCTTCCGTAATCGTCCTCAGTGATTTGCCGCTGTACAGTTCCAGATACAGGTCTGCTTCTGAAGGCTGATTCAGAGCGCTGAGCAGTTCGTCACTGTTTCCCTCGCGAGTATCTAGGTCAAGAATGGACCATTTAGCTGTTGGTATGGGAGAGATGGCAGATTGGCCCCATGCTGTTCCGGCGAAGGACATGGTGACAATCATTGTGCCTATAATAATGACTCTTTTCATATTCATATGGATAATCCTCATTTCTGTAGTTGAGTACGAACTGAATCGTAGCTTGTCGTAGATGTAATTGTAGATGTTTCGATCTGAGAATAGTGTAAACGGGAAACCTGAATTGAAACTTAAAACAGGATAAGTAATTTCAACCTAGCGGAGAATGACTGCAAAAAGAAAAGATCACTAACATAATTCGCACTTGACAGGTTGGGTTAGTTGGTTATATGATGATCTCAATTATTTTAATACTCATTAAATGAACAGTGAAATAATTTGAACTGAAAACAGAAGCGAGCTGATTGGACCACCAAAGGCTCCCGGGACTACTCCTCTAAGGAATGTCCTCGGGGGCCTTTTTTTGTGCGCTGTTGAACTTCAGTTAAATAAGGAGGATATGGAATGAGCGATAGAGATTGGGAAGCGTTGGAGCGGACGGACTGGTTATTCCGCAAAATGGTCAGACGATTCGTCAAAGAGCGGGATCGCATCTCTGTAGAGGGCATCAGCCTTCCAGGCATGCTTATACTGCACAAAATCATTCGTGAAGGTGAACAACGGCTTGGAGATTTGGCAGAACAATTGGATTTTACATCCGGTGCCATTACTGCTCTAACCGATAAGTTGGAGAAAAAGGGACTCACCATCCGCAGACGAAAGGAAGACGATCGGCGGACGGTTTTACTGGACATCACATCCAGCGGGCGGGAGATGTATGCGAGAAACAGCAACATCGGTGCTCGATGTATTACGCTTCTGTTTGAGGGTTTTACAACGGAGGAGCTGGAGCAACAGAGTCAATTCTATGAGCGGGTGGTAGCGAATCTGGAGGGATTCTCGGACACGGTGCTGGAATTGGCGGAGAACAATGGGATACAAGAACACGAGCAGTCTTCCACACGTGACCTTGAGCAGAAGCAGCGGGAAAATACCGGGAAGAGTAACTATCTCAGTTATTGAAGTTGAATCAAGTAGTGATATTCGACATTCCATTCTACAAAACATTCTAGGGGAGAGATGATCCATGGGACACTCAACAATATATCCAACTGGAGCAACGCTATACAATCCGGATAAGGCTTGGGGCGGTTATACCGTCTATCAGGCAGGTGAGGAAGGTGTAGTGTTGATCGACATGAATGGCAAGGAGGTTCACCTGTGGAAAGGATTGTTAGGGTTTCCTGCCAAAATATTGCCTGGCGGCTACGTGCTGGGCAGCACGGGTCGGAGAGATCCGAAGTTCGGTATTCAGGACAATGTCGATCTGGTCCAAGTGGATTGGG belongs to Paenibacillus sp. FSL H8-0079 and includes:
- a CDS encoding fumarylacetoacetate hydrolase family protein codes for the protein MLTNIRNVYCVGRNYKLHAEELGNAVPDEPMIFMKPSHAVVSLNGETLELPATQGEVHYEAELVVRIGRSYEPGVAVDELVDEYAFGIDFTLRDVQTVIKKKGHPWTAAKGFKNSAPVTAFQTFPGAATLLEKDFTLTKNGEEVQRGNIGNMIFSLQDIVDYVGHHYGLGPGDVIFTGTPQGVGPTQAGDVLELAWDGESWGACTIGAAQ
- a CDS encoding MarR family transcriptional regulator, translating into MSDRDWEALERTDWLFRKMVRRFVKERDRISVEGISLPGMLILHKIIREGEQRLGDLAEQLDFTSGAITALTDKLEKKGLTIRRRKEDDRRTVLLDITSSGREMYARNSNIGARCITLLFEGFTTEELEQQSQFYERVVANLEGFSDTVLELAENNGIQEHEQSSTRDLEQKQRENTGKSNYLSY